From a region of the Salmo trutta chromosome 10, fSalTru1.1, whole genome shotgun sequence genome:
- the golga4 gene encoding golgin subfamily A member 4 isoform X2 has protein sequence MFKKLKQQKINEEQLPQRNAQSPQQAQMGPGERRSSHTHPSLHQDTSASPSDREVLAGMIAEPAFLSEYTIFALDQSKPPPKAPQAQVAQVASASGRRSATGSPRGSINGDGRASPQREEPQSFAQKLQLRVPSVESLLLRGASRAEGLFRSPSKESLNRSPSLNSLTPLGENEPLASPSATPAYDPSSDIESEAEESYGSPESLPALSKEQLIHRLNRVEKSLGNYRGKYSELVTTYRTVQRDKEKTQAILSQSQDKALRRIGELREELHMDQQAKKHLQDEFDAALEEKDQMITVLQTQVALMKKHLKGVPGGAVAPEVEHPLQAEDAPDSVSAPQSPFKDAEGITDPSKSMEVLQKRVTRQENLLQKCKELLRTHKERSAQLTSENDTLQEQLQERLQELEKTKELHTTEKIKLITQLRDAKNLIEQLEQDKGMVIAETKRQMHETLEMKEEEIAQLRSRSKMAAAQREELQEQKEKSEKAGFEELEKALAMAQRAEEARRLLQLQLEEQVKEVERAGEEERRSLQQELTRVKQEVVTIMKKSSEEKMAEMEKLHSEALANKEQELSARVNQAVEQCQEELAQAAKELEQQSALALEDAELQKAAIETEAETNAKEIRLELETTRTRILELESSLERYSQPGSVPSSDDLSTQMEELRRKYEEEGTALEEKHREELEHKVELHQEALAQHNAAMEEFRAKHRTEVETILKEKEVQLQSHVEDMNQKTMEKLDVKQTELEALSSELQEVLRSKQVLEERLDAVENAGGSARQELEQRLQEVLTKHSVDIEEIKLQHEQSLGGMEKTLKEELNKLTLVLKEKEKELEAHLVCEKRLKEESETVLQDRNAKVKELEELRKSLKQAQSEKKGLEKSNAQLRKIRDELSQCKSQLIDLEQKLVTTRSDCKQKEESLQQKVQELEELEKQLQQAKKELSEQDTSYTDELNTKQEEEKQLKKQLEDQKAAHEKVENIKTDMEAKLKSQEAKMEKFKTKNKEMQEKFKKKLQELEESSKKELAKKESELQQKEQQGKEKILASQTSSEGLSSAMSHLEANHKEELEKMCEVHKQEKENLEHHWQEKLGQQEEEMQEKHTQILQEKVQELEEVTQQLGKTKEEKEQVVQEVKNLKEELVMRQTTVQKLQAELKDAAVKMESLSQSEEMFKEQVEVIEKNLNTALNERNSFQDQVSKTEEKARETIKTLSERFVDTETQLQALEASKGKEGEAVQRRLEQHSLQLEVKEKELQKQFTGISSELMRYCREIEASIEGGTKELSERVESRVRELKDRVLGNQKKVGHLKNVILTKVDRIRTLEEQLHQRTEENKNLCSSLEQMTVQLNVHKDDIKALTAERESLQRDAENHSQAISEKVICIEQLSEENRTISENVKTNVVHISNLESIINDLKTQLSGSHMRKDEAISLLDQQHKEEKQRLVCQMEEIIDRLEKEKKSAVEQADTLRNNLTEFKMKAESKFSQNHNTVKSLQTRLEDMEKQISEKNEALQRLTASIDNQSVSKSEMDQALSEKEQKVSALSLEVESCNSRLSELEEQLVLRTKESEQLTADLKQQCIIRESEKQELTEHLQQTQEQFRTQNVNLVQATEEKLQSLERENQSLKQELDWQREAFEKTKAEILKSKEESLKAAEERLSKDNAGKVTELKKKAEQKISQIRKQLTSQLEEKEKTIKDLRTQLEEAKIDEARKKQQVETLEEKENSLEEVMAKMTEELEKRIEQVRSDERLEKESSLQSLKDIYEEKLSLLKKDISNQEEALAKLKEEQEKHIEQVKNGERLEKESLLESLKNMYEEKLLSLQRDVSNQEETKANETLSRLEEIKMNLKEVEVEKVNFLAEISCLKDDLLEKTALIEQQKTELTSLEKQGTNAVEVVEHCTAEQTKSLTAGKETENHSLTQEYGDAESLSSLQNKLAEAVQEKQKLQKDLRSLRREHEQDLEYVKKELAQENEKKLKLEVEDLEMKQNSSLKQLMREFNTQMALKEQEMTAALKETIGERESEFSDKPLHDKTLAGKAQSVEVELMDSHREETNQLQKVIAQKDDDLNRTVHRYEQVLQSREVEMGDRVWQVQKELEDLQARTHSGSGEMGVEELQAQLAEKTTLLSEARLKEQQFVDRIHSLEDKMRCVHKNSVLTHMGSTFKDPGHYSAESFSEPTEFEYLRKVLFEYMMGRETKTMAKVITSMLKFPQDQAQQVLEKEDTKAISWLR, from the exons GTGCTGGCCGGGATGATAGCCGAACCTGCTTTTCTCTCTGAGTATACTATCTTTGCTCTGGACCAATCAAAGCCACCCCCCAAAGCACCTCAGGCTCAGGTTGCTCAGGTAGCCAGTGCG AGTGGCAGGAGAAGTGCCACAGGATCACCTAGAGGAAGCATCAATGGAGATGGGAGGGCTTCTCCTCAG AGAGAAGAGCCCCAGTCGTTTGCCCAGAAGCTACAGCTCCGCGTCCCCTCTGTGGAGTCTCTCCTCCTCCGCGGTGCCAGCCGGGCCGAGGGCCTCTTCCGTTCCCCGTCTAAAGAGAGCCTGAACCGCAGCCCCTCTCTCAACTCCCTCACCCCCCTGGGGGAAAATGAGCCCCTGGCCTCACCCTCTGCCACCCCAGCCTACGACCCTTCATCAGACATCGAGAGCGAGGCAGAGGAGTCGTATGGGAGCCCTGAGTCCCTGCCGGCACTGTCTAAAGAACAGCTGATCCATCGGCTAAACAGGGTGGAGAAGAGCCTGGGGAACTACAGAGGGAAATACTCAGAG ttggtcactacctacagaacagtccagagagataaagagaagacCCAG GCCATTCTCAGTCAGAGTCAAGACAAAGCTCTCCGTAGGATAGGGGAGTTAAGAGAG GAGTTGCACATGGACCAGCAGGCTAAGAAGCACCTTCAGGATGAGTTTGATGCTGCCCTGGAGGAGAAGGACCAGATGATTACTGTGCTTCAGACCCAg GTTGCCCTGATGAAGAAACATCTGAAGGGGGTTCCTGGTGGAGCTGTGGCCCCTGAGGTTGAACATCCTCTCCAGGCTGAAGATGCTCCAGACTCTGTCTCTGCCCCACAGAGCCCCTTCAAAGACGCGG AGGGCATCACTGACCCATCTAAAAGCATGGAGGTGCTGCAGAAGAGGGTGACACGCCAGGAGAATCTGCTCCAAAAGTGTAAGGAGCTGCTGAGGACACACAAGGAGCGCAGTGCCCAGCTGACCAGTGAGAACGACACTCTGCAGGAGCAGCTGCAGGAGAGACTGCAGGAGCTGGAGAAAACCAAG GAGCTGCACACCACAGAGAAGATCAAGCTCATCACCCAGCTGCGGGATGCTAAGAACCTTATTGAACAGCTGGAGCAGGACAAG GGCATGGTCATTGCAGAGACAAAGCGTCAGATGCATGAGACTCTggagatgaaggaggaggagaTCGCCCAGCTCCGCTCCAGAAGCAAGATGGCCGCCGCCCAGAGAGAGGAACTGCAGGAGCAGAAAGAGAAGTCTGAGAAAGCAG GGTTTGAGGAGCTAGAGAAGGCTCTGGCCATGGCCCAGAGGGCTGAGGAGGCACGGAGGCTGCTGCAACTCCAGCTGGAGGAACAGGTGAAGGAGGTAGAGCGGGccggggaagaggagaggaggagtctgCAGCAGGAGCTCACCAGGGTCAAGCAGGAGGTGGTCACCATCATGAAG AAATCCTCAGAGGAGAAGATGGCAGAGATGGAGAAGCTACATAGTGAAGCACTGGCCAATAAAGAACAGGAGCTCAGCGCTCGAGTCAACCAGGCCGTG GAGCAGTGTCAAGAGGAGCTGGCCCAGGCTGCCAAGGAGTTGGAGCAGCAGTCTGCCCTTGCCCTGGAAGATGCAGAGCTGCAGAAGGCTGCCATAGAGACCGAGGCAGAGACCAATGCTAAGGAAATACGTCTGGAGCTGGAGACCACCAGAACT AGAATTCTGGAACTGGAGAGCTCTCTGGAAAGGTACTCCCAACCTGGGTCAGTTCCGTCATCAGATGATCTCTCCACTCAGATGGAGGAGCTGAGGAGAAAATACGAGGAGGAGGGGACTGCACTAGAGGAGAAGCACCGTGAGGAGCTGGAGCACAAGGTTGAGCTGCACCAGGAGGCCTTAGCTCAACACAACGCTGCCATGGAGGAGTTCAGGGCAAAACACAGAACTGAAGTGGAGACCATCTTGAAGGAGAAAGAGGTCCAGTTGCAGTCCCATGTAGAGGACATGAACCAGAAGACGATGGAGAAGCTGGATGTAAAACAAACTGAGTTGGAAGCCCTTTCCTCTGAGCTCCAGGAGGTGTTGAGGAGCAAGCAGGTTCTCGAGGAGAGACTGGATGCAGTTGAAAACGCTGGTGGGTCAGCCAGGCAGGAGCTGGAGCAGAGACTACAGGAGGTGCTGACCAAGCACAGTGTGGATATTGAGGAGATCAAACTGCAGCATGAGCAGTCCCTGGGAGGAATGGAAAAGACGCTAAAAGAAGAACTCAACAAGTTGACGCTGGTgctgaaggagaaagagaaggagcttGAGGCTCACCTTGTCTGTGAGAAAAGGCTGAAAGAAGAATCAGAGACGGTTCTTCAAGACCGGAATGCCAAGGTTAAAGAATTGGAGGAGCTTAGGAAGAGTTTAAAGCAGGCCCAATCAGAAAAGAAGGGCCTTGAGAAATCTAACGCCCAACTCCGTAAGATCAGAGATGAACTCTCACAGTGCAAGAGTCAGTTGATAGATTTAGAGCAAAAACTGGTGACAACTCGAAGTGACTGCAAGCAGAAAGAGGAATCTCTTCAACAAAAGGTACAGGAGCTTGAAGAGCTAGAGAAGCAGTTGCAACAGGCTAAGAAGGAGCTCTCTGAACAGGATACATCTTACACTGATGAACTGAACACTAAGCAAGAGGAAGAAAAACAACTAAAGAAACAGCTAGAGGACCAGAAGGCTGCTCATGAGAAGGTAGAAAACATTAAGACAGACATGGAGGCCAAGTTGAAATCACAGGAAGCGAAGATGGAGAAATTTAAAACAAAGAACAAAGAGATGCAGGAGAAATTCAAGAAGAAGCTTCAGGAACTTGAGGAATCTTCTAAAAAGGAGCTGGCAAAGAAGGAGTCAGAGCTACAGCAGAAGGAACAGCAAGGTAAAGAGAAAATCCTGGCGTCTCAGACAAGTTCAGAAGGCCTGAGCAGTGCTATGTCCCATCTTGAGGCAAACCACAAGGAAGAACTAGAGAAGATGTGTGAAGTCCATAAGCAAGAGAAGGAAAATCTTGAGCATCATTGGCAGGAAAAGCTGGGACAACAGGAAGAGGAAATGcaggagaaacacacacaaatactacAGGAGAAGGTACAGGAATTGGAGGAGGTCACCCAGCAGCTTGGAAagaccaaagaagaaaaagagcAAGTTGTGCAGGAAGTGAAGAACTTGAAGGAGGAGTTGGTGATGAGACAGACCACTGTGCAGAAACTGCAAGCCGAGCTTAAGGACGCGGCGGTCAAGATGGAGAGTTTATCTCAATCTGAGGAAATGTTCAAAGAGCAAGTAGAGGTGATTGAGAAGAATCTAAACACGGCTCTGAATGAGAGGAACTCCTTCCAGGATCAGGTGAGCAAGACTGAGGAGAAGGCAAGAGAGACGATCAAGACTCTGTCTGAGAGGTTTGTAGACACCGAGACACAGCTTCAAGCTCTTGAGGCTTCTAAGGGTAAAGAAGGGGAGGCCGTTCAGAGGAGACTTGAACAGCATTCTCTTCAACTGGAAGTCAAGGAAAAAGAACTGCAGAAGCAGTTCACTGGGATTAGCAGCGAACTGATGCGTTACTGCAGGGAAATTGAGGCCAGCATCGAAGGTGGTACGAAGGAACTCTCTGAACGAGTCgagagcagagtgagagagttGAAAGACAGGGTTCTGGGTAATCAGAAGAAGGTAGGACATCTTAAAAACGTTATCCTTACCAAGGTTGACAGGATACGCACTTTGGAGGAGCAACTCCatcagaggacagaggagaataaGAACCTATGCAGTTCACTAGAGCAAATGACTGTTCAGCTAAATGTACACAAAGATGATATCAAAGCCTTAACTGCTGAGAGGGAGTCTCTGCAGAGGGATGCTGAGAATCACTCTCAAGCTATCTCAGAAAAAGTAATTTGCATCGAACAGCTCAGTGAGGAAAACCGAACCATCTCAGAGAATGTCAAAACAAACGTTGTGCATATCAGCAACTTGGAGAGTATCATAAATGACTTGAAGACCCAGTTATCAGGTAGCCATATGAGGAAGGATGAAGCCATATCACTGCTTGATCAGCAGCAcaaggaggagaaacagaggctTGTTTGCCAAATGGAGGAGATCATTGACAGACTAGAGAAAGAGAAGAAATCTGCAGTGGAGCAAGCCGACACCCTCAGGAACAACCTCACTGAGTTCAAGATGAAAGCAGAGTCCAAGTTCTCTCAGAACCACAATACTGTCAAGTCTCTGCAGACCAGACTTGAGGATATGGAGAAACAGATCTCTGAGAAGAACGAGGCCTTACAGAGGCTGACGGCCAGCATTGACAATCAGTCCGTCAGCAAGTCGGAGATGGACCAAGCCTTGAGTGAAAAGGAGCAGAAAGTCAGTGCCCTTTCTTTGGAAGTGGAGAGCTGCAACAGCCGGCTCAGTGAGCTGGAAGAGCAGTTGGTCCTCAGGACGAAAGAGAGTGAGCAGCTAACTGCTGACCTGAAGCAGCAGTGCATTATCAGGGAGAGTGAGAAACAAGAGCTCACAGAGCATCTACAACAGACCCAGGAGCAGTTCAGAACCCAGAATGTAAATCTAGTCCAGGCTACAGAGGAGAAACTGCAgtccctggagagagagaaccaatCTTTGAAACAAGAGCTGGACTGGCAAAGGGAAGCCTTTGAGAAGACGAAGGCTGAGATTCTCAAGAGCAAAGAAGAGAGTCTGAAGGCGGCTGAAGAGAGGTTGTCAAAAGACAATGCTGGGAAAGTGACCGAGCTGAAGAAGAAAGCTGAGCAGAAAATCAGCCAGATTCGGAAACAGTTGACCTCACAACTTGAGGAGAAGGAAAAGACAATCAAAGACCTTCGGACACAGTTGGAAGAGGCCAAGATAGATGAAGCGAGAAAGAAGCAGCAGGTGGAAACCCTGGAGGAGAAAGAAAATTCCCTTGAGGAAGTCATGGCCAAGATGACGGAAGAGCTGGAGAAACGCATTGAGCAAGTGCGTAGTGATGAAAGACTGGAAAAAGAGAGCTCTTTACAGAGTTTGAAGGACATTTACGAGGAAAAGCTATCATTACTTAAGAAAGATATTTCAAACCAGGAGGAAGCCCTAGCCAAGCTGAAGGAAGAACAAGAAAAACATATTGAGCAAGTAAAGAACGGCGAGAGACTTGAGAAAGAGAGCTTATTGGAGAGTTTGAAGAACATGTACGAGGAAAAGCTACTGTCACTTCAGAGAGATGTTTCGAACCAGGAAGAGACCAAAGCAAATGAGACCCTCTCAAGGCTTGAGGAGATTAAGATGAATCTTAAGGAAGTGGAGGTGGAAAAGGTAAACTTTCTGGCTGAAATAAGCTGCCTGAAGGATGATCTGCTTGAGAAGACTGCACTGATCGAACAGCAAAAGACAGAATTGACTAGCTTAGAAAAACAGGGTACGAATGCAGTGGAGGTCGTGGAGCATTGCACTGCAGAGCAAACCAAGAGTCTCACAGCAGGCAAAGAGACGGAGAACCACTCTCTGACGCAGGAATATGGGGATGCTGAATCTCTGTCGTCCCTGCAGAATAAGCTGGCAGAGGCGGTGCAGGAGAAGCAGAAGCTACAGAAAGACTTGCGTTCCCTGAGGAGGGAGCACGAGCAGGATCTGGAGTACGTGAagaaagagttggcccaagagaACGAGAAGAAGCTCAA GCTTGAGGTCGAGGATCTGGAGATGAAGCAGAACTCGTCCCTGAAGCAGCTAATGAGGGAGTTCAACACACAGATGGCTTTGAAAGAACAGGAGATGACTGCTGCACTGAAGGAGACCATTGGTGAGAGGGAATCAGAGTTTTCTGACAAGCCATTGCATGATAAGACACTGGCAG GGAAGGCCCAGAGCGTGGAGGTGGAGCTTATGGACAGCCATCGGGAAGAGACCAATCAGCTGCAGAAGGTGATCGCCCAGAAAGATGATGACTTAAACAGAACAGTCCATCGATATGAGCAGGTCCTGCAG